The Nitrososphaerota archaeon genome includes a region encoding these proteins:
- a CDS encoding metallophosphoesterase → MLIGIISDTHDNLIKIREAVSKLNEMNVELVLHAGDFVSPFTIKEFQNLKSRMITVFGNNDGDKNLLTQKLIQINALVNNFFAVLDIDGLKIFLTHGDDIKAIDNIIKINLFDLLIRGHTHKKEVKKEGKTLIINPGEVCGYLSGESTIAIFNTISKEAKIISLE, encoded by the coding sequence ATGTTAATCGGAATAATCAGTGATACTCATGATAATTTAATAAAAATCAGAGAAGCAGTAAGTAAATTAAATGAAATGAATGTTGAATTAGTTTTACATGCAGGGGATTTTGTAAGTCCATTTACAATAAAAGAATTTCAAAATTTAAAATCAAGAATGATAACTGTTTTTGGAAATAATGATGGAGATAAGAATCTTCTTACTCAAAAACTCATTCAAATAAATGCTTTAGTAAATAATTTTTTTGCAGTATTAGATATAGATGGATTAAAAATTTTTTTAACACATGGAGATGATATAAAAGCAATAGATAACATTATTAAAATAAATTTATTCGATTTATTAATTAGAGGACATACACATAAAAAAGAAGTAAAAAAAGAGGGGAAAACTTTAATAATAAATCCAGGAGAAGTATGTGGATATTTATCAGGAGAATCTACAATAGCTATATTTAATACAATTTCAAAAGAAGCTAAAATAATTTCTTTAGAATAA
- a CDS encoding cyclophilin-like fold protein, producing the protein MKIKIITEAIGEVFVEIDEKTNPKTVKAILNALPFESIANRWGDEVYFETPVKVEEENSIQEVEVGTVAYWPPGNALCIFFGKTPVSKGDKPRAYSPVNVIGKIIGDAKIFKKVKSGDKIKVEKA; encoded by the coding sequence ATGAAAATAAAAATTATTACAGAAGCTATTGGAGAAGTATTTGTTGAAATAGATGAAAAAACAAACCCTAAAACAGTTAAAGCAATATTAAATGCATTACCATTTGAGTCTATTGCAAATAGATGGGGAGATGAGGTATATTTTGAAACACCAGTAAAAGTAGAAGAAGAAAATTCAATTCAAGAAGTTGAAGTTGGAACTGTAGCTTATTGGCCTCCTGGAAATGCATTATGCATTTTCTTTGGTAAAACTCCTGTAAGTAAAGGAGATAAACCTAGAGCATATAGTCCAGTAAATGTTATTGGAAAAATAATTGGAGATGCAAAAATTTTCAAGAAAGTTAAGAGTGGAGATAAAATAAAAGTAGAAAAAGCTTAA
- a CDS encoding SMP-30/gluconolactonase/LRE family protein, whose translation MRKILLFLMIFFILLTIFNFSSKAQGVINEIDIPTPNCKLSDIKIDKDNIVWFSEEASGKIGCFDIFSGNITEYNINGVDPVAIYIDNEKNVWIAMKNANLIGRLNPKNLELRTWKVREGSSIRDIVIDKNGKAWLTGYGIKRIIMLDPKTDEIKEFYINELAPTKLFLKDNYLWFIAPLNNSIVCLNIFDQVVTPYKLTIDGKPNDIIVDPNDFVWVTLPGVNGIGMLNPSTGELKTYSIPTSNSEPYGLCMDSEGNIWFTEYNGNKIARLNPKNMEILEILIPTLNAKPTSIAIDNKKRIWFIEENGNKIAILETTSLPSKKDEKIFPELYLIIILSIFIGVTSAFITFKFLEKKKYSKKKT comes from the coding sequence ATGAGAAAGATTCTTTTATTCTTAATGATATTTTTTATATTATTAACAATTTTTAATTTTTCTTCTAAAGCTCAAGGAGTAATAAATGAAATAGATATTCCAACTCCAAATTGTAAACTTTCAGATATAAAAATAGATAAAGATAATATAGTATGGTTTAGTGAAGAAGCTTCTGGTAAAATAGGTTGTTTTGATATTTTTTCTGGAAATATTACTGAATATAATATTAATGGAGTTGATCCGGTAGCAATATACATAGATAATGAAAAAAATGTTTGGATAGCTATGAAAAATGCTAATCTTATTGGAAGGCTTAATCCAAAAAATTTAGAATTAAGAACATGGAAAGTTAGAGAAGGTTCAAGTATAAGAGATATAGTAATAGATAAAAATGGAAAAGCATGGTTAACTGGATATGGAATAAAAAGGATTATAATGCTTGATCCAAAAACTGATGAAATAAAAGAATTTTATATAAATGAATTAGCTCCAACAAAATTATTCCTTAAAGATAATTATCTTTGGTTTATTGCTCCTTTAAATAATAGTATTGTTTGTTTAAATATTTTTGATCAAGTAGTCACACCTTATAAATTAACAATCGATGGTAAACCTAATGATATAATAGTAGATCCTAATGATTTTGTATGGGTAACTCTTCCTGGAGTAAATGGCATTGGTATGCTCAATCCTTCTACAGGTGAATTGAAAACTTATTCAATTCCAACTTCAAATAGTGAACCTTATGGATTATGTATGGATTCTGAAGGTAATATATGGTTTACAGAATATAATGGAAATAAAATTGCAAGATTAAATCCTAAAAATATGGAAATATTAGAAATTCTAATTCCTACTTTAAATGCAAAACCAACAAGTATTGCTATAGATAATAAAAAAAGAATATGGTTTATTGAAGAAAATGGAAATAAAATTGCAATTTTAGAAACTACTTCTTTACCTTCTAAGAAGGATGAAAAAATTTTTCCAGAATTATATTTAATAATTATTTTATCAATATTTATTGGAGTTACATCAGCTTTTATTACATTCAAATTTTTAGAAAAAAAGAAATATTCTAAAAAGAAAACTTAG
- a CDS encoding M6 family metalloprotease domain-containing protein, which translates to MNKRNTFLFKNINIIILIILFTSNPFLQISTFENINSQKNAAFSIIKNDNFNSQKIEYKYSYTSEKSIKSIIVILINFIDKINSKPIDYIKDLVFNKVNEYYLEVSYGLFSFYGNITSKWYMLNNPIKYYGSGNFTEEKHNELIEDAIRIADIDIDYKKYDAAIIVHSGDNQAYSGNEDDIWSCGYTSPYILQTNEGRIPLSICVVSENDPLGVFAHEVAHMLGLPDLYSRKYGDVFLGKWDLMSSGLWNNLGETPSHLNSWCKIKLGWISSNRIKEIHSGEIASVLINPLEKIDEGFLAIKIPISQKNYYLIELRKKIGFDSYLPNEGILILFIDESKEFEEGAIKIIDANPLTETLDDASFKIGQEFNDKINGLKIKIVSIKDSSYELRIEYKVVDLSITDFSIYPLNAHAGTIIKFNITIANLGMGDAEDFSMKVYIDDELFFSKILSLKIGDSIKFYLNWIAIDGKHIIKCIIDEEGEIPEISKDNNILTKEIIIGYTLTIQTPFNGIDVEVDDVRYKTNFKGNVEIFVAPGKHNIKIQESFYEGENIRHLFIKWSDGEDKISREIIVDKDTIIYAIYKTQYFLKVISPYSEVIGSGWYNKFEKVFVKINSTIVYINKNIRKVFKNWSGDASGSESTSSIIFMNSPKVVFANWKTQYYLNISSIYYDPKLNGWYDEGEVIEVSIPQIIDYNNGTRRKFIEWYGSIFSKSNNITIEMDSPKEIFAKWITQYKISIIFLDNYEGRIYPLPSYIIAIHHIPEKDFKEAYYLYSYDDIWINEGNWTIYEIRWNGINIVSEQYPSNIINSPKEWYIKCKVYNFNIKVKDIFNLPAPKIPIMIEFPNGTSIIIETNVNGLAYIQSAPYGKYLFKISYLNQIFSEIRIIDEGIDLIEMRIFFSKITIIAIILILIPLTLLILMIFLKRKRKAKFSF; encoded by the coding sequence ATGAATAAAAGAAATACATTCCTATTTAAGAATATAAATATTATAATCTTAATAATTTTATTTACTTCAAATCCTTTTCTTCAAATAAGTACTTTCGAAAATATTAATTCACAAAAGAATGCAGCATTTTCAATTATTAAAAATGATAATTTTAATTCTCAAAAAATAGAATATAAGTATAGTTACACTTCAGAAAAAAGTATAAAATCTATAATAGTTATTTTAATAAATTTTATTGATAAAATAAATTCAAAACCAATCGATTATATTAAAGATTTGGTTTTTAATAAAGTTAATGAATATTATTTAGAAGTTTCTTATGGATTATTTTCTTTTTATGGAAATATAACTTCTAAATGGTATATGCTAAATAATCCTATTAAGTATTATGGAAGTGGGAATTTTACAGAAGAAAAACATAATGAACTTATTGAAGATGCAATAAGAATAGCCGATATAGATATTGATTATAAGAAATATGATGCAGCTATAATAGTCCATTCAGGAGATAATCAAGCTTATTCAGGGAATGAAGATGATATATGGTCATGTGGATATACTTCTCCTTATATTCTTCAAACTAATGAAGGAAGAATACCATTATCTATTTGTGTAGTATCTGAGAATGACCCTCTTGGAGTTTTTGCTCATGAAGTAGCGCATATGCTTGGTTTACCAGATTTATATAGTAGAAAATATGGAGATGTATTTTTAGGAAAATGGGATTTAATGTCAAGTGGTTTATGGAACAATTTAGGAGAAACTCCATCACATTTAAATTCTTGGTGTAAAATTAAACTTGGATGGATATCAAGCAATAGAATAAAAGAAATTCATTCAGGAGAAATTGCTTCAGTATTAATTAATCCATTAGAAAAAATTGATGAGGGTTTCTTAGCAATAAAAATTCCAATTTCTCAAAAAAATTATTATTTAATAGAATTACGTAAGAAAATAGGTTTTGATTCTTATCTTCCAAATGAAGGAATATTAATTCTTTTTATCGATGAATCTAAAGAATTTGAAGAAGGAGCAATAAAAATAATAGATGCAAATCCTTTAACAGAAACTCTTGATGATGCATCTTTTAAAATTGGTCAAGAATTTAATGATAAAATAAATGGTTTAAAAATAAAAATAGTTTCTATAAAAGATTCTTCTTATGAATTACGTATAGAATATAAAGTAGTAGATTTATCTATTACTGATTTTTCAATATATCCATTAAATGCTCATGCTGGAACAATAATAAAATTTAATATAACCATAGCTAATTTAGGAATGGGAGATGCAGAAGATTTCTCTATGAAAGTATATATAGATGATGAATTATTTTTCTCTAAAATCCTTTCTCTTAAAATTGGAGATTCAATAAAATTTTATTTAAATTGGATCGCAATAGATGGAAAGCATATTATAAAATGTATTATTGATGAAGAAGGAGAAATTCCTGAAATTAGTAAGGATAACAATATATTAACGAAAGAAATAATAATAGGCTATACTTTAACTATTCAAACACCTTTTAATGGGATAGATGTTGAAGTAGATGATGTGCGTTATAAAACTAATTTTAAAGGGAATGTAGAAATATTCGTTGCACCTGGAAAACATAATATTAAAATTCAAGAATCTTTCTATGAAGGAGAAAATATAAGGCATTTATTTATTAAATGGAGTGATGGAGAAGATAAAATTTCTAGAGAAATAATTGTAGATAAAGATACAATAATATATGCCATTTACAAAACACAGTATTTTCTAAAGGTTATTTCTCCATATAGCGAAGTAATTGGGAGTGGATGGTATAATAAATTTGAAAAAGTATTTGTTAAAATAAATTCAACAATAGTATACATAAATAAAAATATTAGGAAAGTTTTTAAAAATTGGTCTGGAGATGCTTCTGGTTCAGAAAGTACATCAAGCATAATTTTCATGAATAGCCCAAAGGTAGTTTTTGCTAATTGGAAAACTCAATATTATTTAAATATTTCATCAATTTATTATGATCCTAAATTAAATGGATGGTATGATGAAGGAGAAGTAATAGAAGTATCTATTCCTCAAATAATTGATTATAATAATGGAACAAGAAGAAAATTTATTGAATGGTATGGAAGTATATTTTCAAAATCTAATAATATAACTATTGAAATGGATTCTCCAAAAGAAATATTTGCAAAATGGATTACGCAATATAAAATATCGATTATATTTTTAGATAATTATGAAGGAAGGATATATCCACTCCCATCTTATATTATTGCAATTCATCATATTCCAGAGAAAGACTTTAAAGAAGCATACTATTTATATTCTTATGATGATATATGGATTAATGAGGGGAATTGGACAATATATGAAATTAGATGGAATGGAATAAATATAGTTTCTGAACAATATCCTTCAAATATAATAAATTCTCCTAAAGAATGGTATATTAAATGCAAAGTTTATAATTTTAATATTAAAGTTAAAGATATATTCAATTTACCAGCACCAAAAATTCCTATAATGATTGAATTTCCAAATGGAACAAGTATAATTATTGAAACTAATGTGAATGGATTAGCATATATTCAATCTGCTCCTTATGGAAAATATTTATTTAAAATATCTTATTTAAATCAAATATTTAGTGAAATAAGAATAATAGATGAGGGAATAGATTTAATAGAAATGAGAATATTTTTCTCAAAAATTACAATTATTGCAATTATATTAATTCTTATTCCTTTAACACTTTTAATATTAATGATATTTTTAAAAAGGAAAAGAAAAGCTAAGTTTTCTTTTTAG